The following proteins come from a genomic window of Legionella cherrii:
- a CDS encoding FeoA family protein, producing the protein MIKITELVPGDKVRLTSFGTTEMQYRRRLLSLGVTCGTELLVVRIAPLGCPIQIEVRGTALTLRKDEASQLILERI; encoded by the coding sequence ATGATAAAAATTACAGAATTAGTACCCGGTGATAAAGTACGATTAACCAGTTTTGGTACAACTGAGATGCAATATAGACGTAGACTATTGTCTTTGGGCGTGACCTGCGGCACAGAGCTTTTGGTGGTCCGAATTGCTCCTTTAGGATGCCCTATCCAAATTGAAGTCAGAGGAACTGCCTTAACTTTGCGTAAGGACGAAGCGAGTCAATTGATTTTGGAGCGTATATGA